A stretch of Henckelia pumila isolate YLH828 chromosome 4, ASM3356847v2, whole genome shotgun sequence DNA encodes these proteins:
- the LOC140863566 gene encoding pentatricopeptide repeat-containing protein At1g02150-like isoform X1, which translates to MLLQPTNPKPTVYFHHPGKDHVSLSSKTSYSISFSSGLLQKTIARDKNLVFFARSSVSRVQSYGRVGSERSSGLKWNDVYKKISMLEDQRLGSASVLNQAADRGRSLQKWELHRVVKELRKFRRYKSALEVLEWMNDRAEKYRIGSSETAMQLDLIAKVHGASSAEQYFLNLPDALKDKRVYGALLNVYAQARMREKAESLMNKMRNRGYASYTLPFNVMMTLYMNLGDHEKVESLVLEMKDNHIGLDSYSYNIWLSSRGSQGSAIKMEQVFEKMRLDTTTSPSWTTFSTMATVYIKLEQFAKAKNCLRMIETRITGRERMPYHYLISLYANAGSNEDVYRIWNIYKANFLKILNLGYHTMISALVRLDDIEGAEKIYDEWFSVKSVYDPRVGNLLLGSYVRNGLSGKAKTFFDQMIHVGKPNSMTFEILAEDHINNGRAPEALSCLKNSTSALGSKSWKPKPTNISSIINISEQEADTATKDTLLEILKQAGCLDDESYMSNIPLSIGGWDV; encoded by the exons ATGCTGCTTCAACCCACCAATCCAAAACCCACCGTGTATTTTCACCACCCAGGTAAAGATCATGTTTCCTTATCCTCAAAGACCTCTTATTCGATCTCATTTTCATCCGGGCTTCTTCAGAAAACCATTGCAAGGGATAAAAATCTTGTCTTTTTCGCACGTTCTTCCGTGTCACGGGTTCAAAGTTATGGAAGAGTTGGAAGTGAGAGGAGTTCTGGGTTGAAGTGGAATGATGTGTACAAGAAAATATCAATGTTGGAGGATCAGAGGTTGGGCTCTGCTTCGGTGTTGAATCAAGCAGCAGATAGGGGTAGAAGTCTCCAAAAATGGGAGCTTCATAGAGTTGTGAAGGAGCTCAGGAAGTTCAGGCGATACAAATCTGCCCTCGAG GTGCTTGAGTGGATGAATGACAGAGCAGAGAAGTATAGAATAGGCAGCAGTGAAACTGCTATGCAGCTGGATTTAATCGCTAAAGTGCATGGTGCTTCAAGCGCTGAACAATATTTCCTGAACTTGCCAGATGCCTTGAAAGACAAAAGAGTATATGGTGCTCTTTTGAACGTGTATGCACAAGCTAGAATGAGGGAAAAAGCCGAATCTCTAATGAACAAAATGAGAAATAGAGGTTATGCTAGTTACACACTTCCATTCAATGTCATGATGACCCTTTATATGAACCTTGGAGATCATGAAAAGGTCGAGTCACTGGTTCTCGAAATGAAGGATAATCATATAGGGTTAGATTCTTATTCCTACAATATATGGTTATCGTCTCGTGGGTCTCAAGGATCTGCCATTAAAATGGAACAAGTTTTTGAAAAGATGCGACTGGATACCACCACAAGTCCGAGTTGGACCACCTTCAGCACAATGGCAACAGTGTATATTAAGTTAGAACAATTTGCGAAAGCTAAAAATTGTTTGAGGATGATTGAAACTAGGATTACAGGCCGGGAACGTATGCCATATCATTATCTCATTAGTTTGTATGCTAACGCCGGTAGCAATGAGGACGTGTACCGCATATGGAACATTTACAAGGCTAACTTTCTCAAGATTCTGAATTTGGGGTACCATACCATGATCTCCGCTCTGGTCAGATTGGACGACATTGAAGGTGCTGAGAAAATATATGATGAATGGTTTTCAGTCAAGTCAGTCTATGACCCTAGAGTTGGGAATCTTCTGTTGGGTTCGTATGTTAGGAATGGGCTTTCTGGAAAGGCCAAAACCTTTTTCGACCAAATGATTCATGTGGGAAAACCAAATTCAATGACTTTTGAGATTCTTGCAGAAGACCACATCAACAATGGGAGGGCTCCCGAGGCGTTATCTTGCTTAAAGAATTCAACTTCAGCTTTAGGCTCGAAGAGCTGGAAGCCAAAACCCACAAACATATCCTCGATTATCAACATTTCCGAGCAAGAGGCTGATACAGCAACTAAGGATACCTTATTGGAGATCTTGAAGCAAGCAGGTTGTCTTGATGATGAAAGTTACATGTCAAATATTCCCCTATCTATTGGTGGGTGGGACGTTTAA
- the LOC140863566 gene encoding pentatricopeptide repeat-containing protein At1g02150-like isoform X2 — MVWLFWNPVVGPEGEVLEWMNDRAEKYRIGSSETAMQLDLIAKVHGASSAEQYFLNLPDALKDKRVYGALLNVYAQARMREKAESLMNKMRNRGYASYTLPFNVMMTLYMNLGDHEKVESLVLEMKDNHIGLDSYSYNIWLSSRGSQGSAIKMEQVFEKMRLDTTTSPSWTTFSTMATVYIKLEQFAKAKNCLRMIETRITGRERMPYHYLISLYANAGSNEDVYRIWNIYKANFLKILNLGYHTMISALVRLDDIEGAEKIYDEWFSVKSVYDPRVGNLLLGSYVRNGLSGKAKTFFDQMIHVGKPNSMTFEILAEDHINNGRAPEALSCLKNSTSALGSKSWKPKPTNISSIINISEQEADTATKDTLLEILKQAGCLDDESYMSNIPLSIGGWDV; from the exons ATGGTTTGGCTGTTCTGGAATCCCGTGGTGGGGCCAGAGGGAGAG GTGCTTGAGTGGATGAATGACAGAGCAGAGAAGTATAGAATAGGCAGCAGTGAAACTGCTATGCAGCTGGATTTAATCGCTAAAGTGCATGGTGCTTCAAGCGCTGAACAATATTTCCTGAACTTGCCAGATGCCTTGAAAGACAAAAGAGTATATGGTGCTCTTTTGAACGTGTATGCACAAGCTAGAATGAGGGAAAAAGCCGAATCTCTAATGAACAAAATGAGAAATAGAGGTTATGCTAGTTACACACTTCCATTCAATGTCATGATGACCCTTTATATGAACCTTGGAGATCATGAAAAGGTCGAGTCACTGGTTCTCGAAATGAAGGATAATCATATAGGGTTAGATTCTTATTCCTACAATATATGGTTATCGTCTCGTGGGTCTCAAGGATCTGCCATTAAAATGGAACAAGTTTTTGAAAAGATGCGACTGGATACCACCACAAGTCCGAGTTGGACCACCTTCAGCACAATGGCAACAGTGTATATTAAGTTAGAACAATTTGCGAAAGCTAAAAATTGTTTGAGGATGATTGAAACTAGGATTACAGGCCGGGAACGTATGCCATATCATTATCTCATTAGTTTGTATGCTAACGCCGGTAGCAATGAGGACGTGTACCGCATATGGAACATTTACAAGGCTAACTTTCTCAAGATTCTGAATTTGGGGTACCATACCATGATCTCCGCTCTGGTCAGATTGGACGACATTGAAGGTGCTGAGAAAATATATGATGAATGGTTTTCAGTCAAGTCAGTCTATGACCCTAGAGTTGGGAATCTTCTGTTGGGTTCGTATGTTAGGAATGGGCTTTCTGGAAAGGCCAAAACCTTTTTCGACCAAATGATTCATGTGGGAAAACCAAATTCAATGACTTTTGAGATTCTTGCAGAAGACCACATCAACAATGGGAGGGCTCCCGAGGCGTTATCTTGCTTAAAGAATTCAACTTCAGCTTTAGGCTCGAAGAGCTGGAAGCCAAAACCCACAAACATATCCTCGATTATCAACATTTCCGAGCAAGAGGCTGATACAGCAACTAAGGATACCTTATTGGAGATCTTGAAGCAAGCAGGTTGTCTTGATGATGAAAGTTACATGTCAAATATTCCCCTATCTATTGGTGGGTGGGACGTTTAA
- the LOC140865064 gene encoding uncharacterized protein has product MELHFSADSPPLAAIAAAKIAGVSHTSNSTLGPGSTPTLALSNGNRHGLSSPTATMLPTFNGNPNNQLNNNGTNASTLQQVMGNPASFCPNPMQIRPQFQIGALSPQIVMPNFTNPNAYFAPPTRLFPFPQAQVQNFSCSSLNPMFAYNAVNSPQLLHNGQFNVPNLVQNVNQLLQMQIAGFGPHNFANVNVPPSVVNGNGNVQHSLNGNISKPVQHSLNGNISKPMHGDDNVAKDFGASQQHNPHVFSQLDAKLQSNAVEFHGTNNNWKRSNKKKLVGNFKGGASQRGFVKQQFHHKQYPKGNFKFHNANQEKGPKNEAKTIMLSDMGKQIQVGKGRPLMLNYTEQEIQKWREQRKKNYPSKANTEKKLKNNCMRLEVSDAVAKIRRQELKEILDKQAELGCEVAEIPSCYLSDSERQTDGRVKGQNILGKRERFQKKFDKRGKFQQKDQVSARHRPEDGSADLHDRNDCIATKQRLASGSTHSDRKKDPSLLQKLLYSDIKRERTYLLQTFRFVVMNSFFEDWPSKPVRFPVVIIKDSGDESGRFEKKCQVAEDDVSTSAGSDLVIRSEGQSLQEEGEITD; this is encoded by the exons ATGGAACTCCATTTCTCCGCCGATTCTCCACCTCTTGCCGCCATCGCCGCCGCGAAAATTGCCGGTGTGTCTCACACATCAAATTCTACTCTTGGTCCCGGCTCTACACCAACTCTTGCCCTATCGAACGG GAACAGACATGGATTATCATCCCCGACTGCCACCATGCTTCCCACCTTCAATGGCAACCCCAACAATCAACTCAACAACAACGGAACCAATGCTTCTACGCTccaacag GTTATGGGAAACCCTGCAAGTTTTTGCCCCAATCCTATGCAAATTCGGCCTCAATTTCAAATTGGGGCGCTCAGTCCACAAATTGTCATGCCAAATTTCACCAACCCAAACGCCTACTTTGCTCCTCCTACCCGGCTTTTCCCCTTCCCACAAGCCCAAGTACAGAATTTCAGTTGTAGCAGTTTGAACCCGATGTTTGCTTATAATGCGGTCAACTCGCCTCAGCTCTTGCACAATGGCCAATTCAATGTGCCCAATTTAGTTCAAAATGTGAACCAACTTTTGCAAATGCAAATCGCGGGTTTCGGTCCTCATAACTTCGCTAATGTTAATGTACCACCAAGTGTGGTGAATGGGAATGGAAACGTGCAACACTCGTTGAATGGGAACATCTCGAAACCAGTGCAACACTCGTTGAATGGGAACATCTCGAAACCAATGCATGGTGATGATAATGTTGCGAAGGATTTTGGTGCCTCTCAACAACATAATCCACATGTGTTTTCTCAGCTTGATGCAAAATTACAG AGTAATGCAGTTGAATTCCATGGGACCAACAATAACTGGAAAAGATCTAACAAGAAGAAACTTGTCGGTAATTTTAAAGGTGGTGCATCACAGAGAGG ATTTGTGAAGCAGCAGTTTCATCACAAGCAATATCCGAaaggaaatttcaaatttcataatGCAAATCAAGAAAAAG GGCCAAAAAATGAAGCAAAAACTATTATGCTTTCTGATATGGGCAAACAAATTCAAGTGGGAAAAGGGag ACCTCTCATGTTGAACTACACAGAACAAGAAATTCAAAAGTGGCGTGAACAACGTAAAAAAAATTACCCATCAAAAGCTAACACGGAGAAG AAGTTGAAAAACAATTGTATGCGGCTTGAGGTCTCAGATGCAGTTGCCAAGATACGGCGTCAG GAACTGAAGGAGATATTGGATAAGCAAGCTGAATTAGGTTGTGAAGTTGCAGAAATACCATCATGTTATTTATCAGATTCTGAACGACAGACTGATGGCAGGGTTAAAGGCCAAAACATTTTAGGGAAGAGGGAGAGATTTCAAAAGAAGTTCGATAAACGAGGTAAATTCCAACAAAAGGACCAGGTCTCTGCAAGACATAGACCTGAGGATGGCTCTGCAGATTTGCATGATCGAAATGATTGCATCGCCACGAAGCAAAGATTGGCAAGTGGCAGCACCCATTCGGATCGTAAAAAAGATCCATCACTGTTGCAGAAACTGCTATATTCGGACATTAAAAGAGAGAGAACATATTTATTGCAAACTTTTCGGTTCGTGGTAATGAATTCATTCTTCGAGGATTGGCCTAGTAAACCTGTGAGATTTCCTGTGGTTATTATCAAAGACTCCGGTGATGAAAGCGGAAGATTCGAAAAGAAATGTCAGGTCGCGGAAGACGATGTTTCTACTTCAGCTGGCAGTGATCTGGTGATAAGAAGTGAAGGTCAAAGTCTTCAAGAAGAGGGAGAAATAACTGACTGA